Proteins from a genomic interval of Drosophila melanogaster chromosome 2R:
- the Spn42Db gene encoding serpin 42Db, isoform C, with product MKDEEFAQGLEQFALCLHDHLCRASAGLNIIYSPLSIHISAAMLRMGTSEGSATAKEMDEGLRFGGLEAQQVAESFGVVLKSYEQCQVLKMANGLYVMKGLQVDEQFGHILEQKFRSKPMEIDFGSEQAASIINKWVESQTNNLIKDIIGPRVLTKDSRLCLVNGIHFKGEWSISFNEKETREEDFFGSDRPTRVRMMHVCENFFFAVLPMFEATALRMNYSACNLAMIILLPDEKSNLTSLEKKLSDISLEVVSSAMNLEKVDVKIPSFTAEFQQELSQVLMLMGMNRIFSGQAELGGMLQSEESLFVSQIVHKAFIEINEVGTEAAAATAAVATFRSMPARQGPPKVFHANRPFFYAIKDNTHGLLFAGHFITTKVEQSEKCNTCT from the exons ATGAAAGATGAGGAGTTCGCACAGGGCTTGGAACAATTCGCTCTTTGTCTGCACGACCATTTGTGCCGGGCAAGTGCTGGCCTAAACATCATCTACTCCCCATTATCCATCCACATCTCTGCGGCCATGCTGCGGATGGGAACATCCGAGGGATCGGCTACAGCTAAGGAGATGGACGAGGGGCTCCGTTTCGGTGGGCTAGAAGCTCAGCAAGTAGCTGAAAGCTTTGGTGTCGTCCTCAAGTCCTATGAACAGTGCCAGGTTCTTAAAATGGCAAACGGCCTATATGTTATGAAGGGTCTCCAAGTTGACGAGCAGTTTGGTCACATACTAGAGCAGAAGTTTCGCTCCAAGCCAATGGAGATTGACTTTGGCAGCGAGCAGGCTGCCAGCATAATCAACAAATGGGTGGAGTCACAGACCAACAACCTGATCAAGGACATAATCGGTCCAAGAGTTCTTACCAAGGACTCGCGGCTGTGCCTAGTAAACGGTATTCACTTCAAGGGTGAGTGGTCAATCAGTTTCAATGAAAAAGAAACCCGCGAAGAGGATTTCTTCGGATCGGATAGACCTACCAGAGTGAGAATGATGCATGTGTGCGAGAACTTCTTTTTTGCCGTACTTCCCATGTTCGAAGCCACTGCCCTTAGAATGAATTATAGTGCCTGTAATTTGGCCATGATCATTTTACTTCCTGATGAGAAGTCGAATCTCACGAGCCTCGAAAAGAAACTTAGTGATATTTCCCTAGAGGTAGTGTCATCAGCAATGAATCTGGAAAAAGTGGATGTGAAGATTCCTAGCTTTACAGCCGAGTTCCAGCAAGAACTATCCCAGGTTTTAATGCTG ATGGGCATGAACCGAATATTCAGTGGTCAGGCAGAGCTTGGGGGAATGCTACAATCCGAGGAAAGCCTTTTTGTCTCCCAGATCGTCCACAAAGCATTTATCGAGATTAACGAAGTGGGCACTGAAGCTGCAGCCGCAACGG CTGCGGTTGCCACATTTAGAAGCATGCCTGCGCGCCAAGGACCTCCAAAGGTATTCCACGCTAATAGACCTTTCTTCTATGCTATAAAGGACAACACCCATGGCCTTCTATTTGCCGGTCATTTTATCACAACCAAGGTTGAGCAGTCTGAAAAATGTAACACATGTAcctaa
- the Spn42Dd gene encoding serpin 42Dd, giving the protein MYYLCIFLWVTSVACQTSKEIYQLLSKSHTNQNLVVSPVSIETILSMVFMGAEGSTAKELQSALGLPSEDKEAVAARYGALLNDLQGQEEGPILKLANRIYVNDQYSLNQNYNLAVREPFKSEAESISLTNGPVAAERINQWVLDQTSGKIKGMIDPGSMTSDVKALLVNAIYFKGQWESKFDPAKTRASTFQVTANKSVPVQMMAQMGTFRANYFRDLDAQVIELPYLNSNLSMTIFLPREVEGLSALEEKIVGFARPLVAKEVYLKLPKFKIEFRDELKETLEKLGIRELFTDKSDLSGLFADKSGGKVSQVSHKAFLEVNEEGAEAAGATSVAVTNRAGFSTFLMADHPFAFVIRDANTIYFQGRVVSP; this is encoded by the exons ATGTATTACTTGT GCATTTTCCTGTGGGTCACTTCAGTGGCATGTCAGACCTCCAAAGAGATCTACCAACTACTTTCCAAGAGCCATACAAACCAGAACCTCGTCGTCTCGCCCGTCTCCATAGAGACCATCCTTAGCATGGTCTTCATGGGCGCAGAAGGCTCGACGGCCAAGGAGCTGCAGAGCGCCTTAGGTTTACCATCGGAGGACAAAGAGGCGGTGGCAGCCAGGTACGGTGCTCTCCTCAACGATCTTCAGGGACAGGAGGAGGGACCCATACTAAAGCTCGCGAATCGCATCTACGTCAACGACCAGTACAGCCTGAATCAGAACTACAACCTCGCTGTGAGGGAACCCTTCAAGTCCGAGGCGGAGTCCATTAGTCTGACCAATGGCCCTGTGGCGGCCGAGAGAATCAACCAGTGGGTGCTGGATCAGACCAGTGGTAAAATCAAGGGCATGATCGATCCCGGCAGCATGACGTCCGACGTGAAGGCCTTGCTGGTGAACGCCATCTACTTTAAGGGCCAGTGGGAGTCGAAGTTTGACCCAGCTAAGACCAGAGCCTCCACCTTCCAAGTAACTGCGAACAAGAGTGTGCCCGTCCAGATGATGGCGCAAATGGGAACATTCAGGGCTAACTACTTCCGCGATCTAGATGCCCAAGTCATCGAGCTGCCGTACCTTAACTCCAACCTGTCCATGACTATCTTTCTGCCCCGAGAAGTGGAGGGCTTGAGCGCCCTGGAAGAGAAGATCGTTGGCTTCGCCAGGCCGCTGGTTGCCAAGGAGGTCTATCTTAAGCTGCCCAAGTTTAAAATCGAATTTCGTGATGAACTCAAAGAGACCTTAGAGAAG CTGGGCATCCGAGAGCTATTCACCGACAAGTCAGACTTAAGCGGCTTGTTCGCCGATAAGTCAGGCGGCAAAGTCAGTCAGGTCTCGCACAAGGCGTTTCTGGAGGTGAACGAGGAGGGAGCGGAGGCCGCAGGTGCCACAT CTGTGGCCGTCACAAATCGAGCGGGATTTTCTACGTTCCTCATGGCCGATCATCCCTTTGCCTTCGTCATTCGCGATGCGAACACCATATATTTCCAGGGGCGTGTTGTAAGCccttga
- the Spn42Db gene encoding serpin 42Db, isoform D: protein MKDEEFAQGLEQFALCLHDHLCRASAGLNIIYSPLSIHISAAMLRMGTSEGSATAKEMDEGLRFGGLEAQQVAESFGVVLKSYEQCQVLKMANGLYVMKGLQVDEQFGHILEQKFRSKPMEIDFGSEQAASIINKWVESQTNNLIKDIIGPRVLTKDSRLCLVNGIHFKGEWSISFNEKETREEDFFGSDRPTRVRMMHVCENFFFAVLPMFEATALRMNYSACNLAMIILLPDEKSNLTSLEKKLSDISLEVVSSAMNLEKVDVKIPSFTAEFQQELSQVLMLVS, encoded by the coding sequence ATGAAAGATGAGGAGTTCGCACAGGGCTTGGAACAATTCGCTCTTTGTCTGCACGACCATTTGTGCCGGGCAAGTGCTGGCCTAAACATCATCTACTCCCCATTATCCATCCACATCTCTGCGGCCATGCTGCGGATGGGAACATCCGAGGGATCGGCTACAGCTAAGGAGATGGACGAGGGGCTCCGTTTCGGTGGGCTAGAAGCTCAGCAAGTAGCTGAAAGCTTTGGTGTCGTCCTCAAGTCCTATGAACAGTGCCAGGTTCTTAAAATGGCAAACGGCCTATATGTTATGAAGGGTCTCCAAGTTGACGAGCAGTTTGGTCACATACTAGAGCAGAAGTTTCGCTCCAAGCCAATGGAGATTGACTTTGGCAGCGAGCAGGCTGCCAGCATAATCAACAAATGGGTGGAGTCACAGACCAACAACCTGATCAAGGACATAATCGGTCCAAGAGTTCTTACCAAGGACTCGCGGCTGTGCCTAGTAAACGGTATTCACTTCAAGGGTGAGTGGTCAATCAGTTTCAATGAAAAAGAAACCCGCGAAGAGGATTTCTTCGGATCGGATAGACCTACCAGAGTGAGAATGATGCATGTGTGCGAGAACTTCTTTTTTGCCGTACTTCCCATGTTCGAAGCCACTGCCCTTAGAATGAATTATAGTGCCTGTAATTTGGCCATGATCATTTTACTTCCTGATGAGAAGTCGAATCTCACGAGCCTCGAAAAGAAACTTAGTGATATTTCCCTAGAGGTAGTGTCATCAGCAATGAATCTGGAAAAAGTGGATGTGAAGATTCCTAGCTTTACAGCCGAGTTCCAGCAAGAACTATCCCAGGTTTTAATGCTGGTTAGCTGA
- the Spn42Dc gene encoding serpin 42Dc, isoform A: MSEPQEGRNQFARNLIDVITKDALQQSKDPHINTVFSPASVQSALTLAFMGASGSTAEELRNGLQLGPGDRHHIALNFGEFWRTSCNYGDRGPVLKSVNRLYVNDSLELLTEFNEIAVDFFQSKAEATRFADSEGATQLINDWVEQETEHKITNLLQSDAVNNETSALLINVLYFKGKWQKPFMPETTSIDHFHVDRDTHVQVNMMYQEDKFRFAELPQLKARAVQLPYDYSNIHMLILLPNEVNGLQELEQQLNTVDLADIDAALTLQDVEIFLPRMCIEYDVDLKQVLNQLGITEVFSDKAKLDGLFTSQSGQKISAARHRGYIDVNEAGSEAAAVSFMKIVPMMLNMNKKLFKADHPFVFYIRNPQAVFFAGRFSNPKSGSGSGEEGLSREGFDANMYNV, translated from the exons ATGAGCGAACCCCAAGAAGGCAGAAATCAGTTTGCGCGAAATCTGATAGATGTCATTACCAAAGATGCCCTGCAACAGAGCAAAGACCCCCACATAAATACGGTTTTCTCTCCAGCATCCGTCCAAAGTGCATTGACCTTGGCATTTATGGGGGCTTCCGGATCTACAGCAGAGGAGCTAAGGAATGGGCTTCAGCTAGGACCAGGAGATCGCCATCACATAGCCCTAAACTTCGGAGAGTTCTGGCGCACGAGCTGTAACTACGGCGACAGGGGACCCGTGTTGAAGTCCGTGAACCGATTGTACGTCAACGATTCCTTGGAACTGCTTACCGAGTTCAACGAGATCGCCGTGGACTTCTTCCAGTCGAAGGCCGAGGCGACGAGGTTCGCCGATTCGGAGGGAGCTACGCAGCTGATCAACGACTGGGTGGAACAGGAGACGGAGCATAAGATCACCAACCTGCTTCAATCGGATGCCGTGAACAACGAAACGAGCGCCCTGCTCATCAATGTCTTGTACTTTAAGGGAAAGTGGCAGAAACCATTTATGCCAGAGACCACATCGATTGACCATTTCCACGTGGACCGGGACACTCACGTGCAGGTGAATATGATGTACCAAGAGGACAAGTTCCGGTTCGCAGAACTGCCACAGCTGAAGGCTCGAGCTGTGCAACTGCCCTATGATTACTCAAACATTCACATGCTAATTCTGCTGCCCAACGAAGTAAACGGTCTGCAGGAGTTAGAGCAGCAACTCAACACCGTGGATCTAGCCGATATTGACGCAGCGCTGACCTTGCAGGATGTCGAGATCTTTCTGCCCAGGATGTGCATAGAGTACGACGTGGACCTCAAGCAGGTACTTAATCAG CTGGGTATTACGGAAGTCTTCAGCGATAAGGCCAAGCTAGACGGGCTCTTTACCTCGCAAAGTGGCCAAAAAATCTCGGCAGCAAGGCACCGCGGCTACATCGACGTAAATGAGGCAGGATCGGAGGCAGCAGCAGTCAGTT TCATGAAGATAGTACCCATGATGCTCAACATGAACAAGAAGCTCTTCAAGGCGGATCACCCGTTCGTCTTTTACATACGAAACCCGCAGGCCGTCTTCTTCGCCGGCCGATTCTCGAACCCCAAGTCTGGATCTGGATCAGGAGAGGAGGGCTTGTCACGGGAAGGTTTCGATGCCAACATGTACAATGTCTAA